In the genome of Deinococcus deserti VCD115, one region contains:
- the rocF gene encoding arginase, producing MNISILGIPMDLGAGRRGVDMGASALRNAHLAAHLRRLGHTVTDLGDIPVPIPETVDKHLTGGLVFLEQIQHTSQVTTQRVAALGADVFPITLGGDHSISMGTVTGNALRGQPEGVRTGVIWVDAHSDYNTPQSSPSGNIHGMPVAHLTGLGDPVLSNLGGLWQLRAEDIVMIGIRSVDSLERELLREAGIKAYTMKDVDQLGMTRIHAETMERLSAVERIHVSFDADALDPSVAPGVGTPVPGGLTYREGHLLMELLCESGRVTSMDIVEVNPVLDTHNQTAEVMVGMAASLLGQRIL from the coding sequence GTGAATATTTCGATTCTGGGCATTCCAATGGATCTGGGCGCTGGACGCCGTGGGGTGGACATGGGCGCCTCCGCACTCCGGAACGCCCACCTTGCTGCCCACCTGCGCCGGCTGGGGCATACGGTAACCGACCTTGGCGACATACCGGTGCCGATTCCTGAGACGGTAGATAAGCACCTGACTGGTGGGCTGGTGTTTCTGGAGCAGATTCAGCACACCTCGCAGGTCACCACCCAACGTGTGGCCGCCCTGGGCGCAGATGTCTTTCCCATTACTCTGGGTGGTGACCACAGCATCAGCATGGGCACCGTGACCGGCAACGCCCTGCGTGGTCAGCCGGAAGGCGTGCGCACCGGGGTGATCTGGGTGGACGCCCACAGCGACTACAACACCCCGCAGAGCAGTCCCAGCGGCAATATTCACGGCATGCCGGTCGCTCACCTGACTGGCCTGGGAGACCCGGTGCTGTCCAACCTGGGCGGGCTGTGGCAGCTGAGGGCCGAAGACATCGTGATGATCGGGATCCGCAGCGTGGACAGCCTGGAGCGTGAACTGTTGCGCGAGGCAGGCATCAAGGCCTACACCATGAAGGATGTGGATCAGCTGGGGATGACCCGTATCCATGCCGAGACCATGGAGCGGCTCTCCGCTGTCGAGCGTATCCATGTCTCCTTCGACGCCGACGCCCTGGACCCCTCCGTGGCCCCAGGGGTCGGCACACCGGTGCCGGGTGGCCTGACCTACCGCGAAGGCCATCTGCTGATGGAGTTGCTGTGCGAATCCGGTCGTGTCACCAGCATGGATATCGTAGAGGTCAACCCGGTGCTCGACACCCATAACCAGACGGCAGAAGTGATGGTAGGTATGGCTGCCAGCCTGCTGGGCCAGCGCATTCTGTAA
- a CDS encoding metallophosphoesterase family protein gives MTDLPPSVSRPLRRLLLVADHMHPFIYREGFPQGLPEVDAVLAAGDLPGDYLEFLASKLPVPVVYVHGNHGNEFVNEGEERVPPRGVIPAHGRVVTVAGLRIAGWGGVPHYREKGTGQYSPRQARWGLRRVGWQARRGVDVLLTHAPPEGPHAGNDFAHRGCPELSRFLLAWRPPLMVHGHIHEYEGRKAEYIDPGTGTRVVNAYGYRVIEL, from the coding sequence ATGACCGATCTGCCTCCCTCTGTCTCCCGCCCGCTGCGCCGCCTGCTCCTGGTCGCAGACCATATGCATCCCTTTATTTACCGGGAGGGGTTTCCACAGGGTTTGCCGGAAGTGGACGCGGTGCTGGCTGCCGGGGACCTGCCTGGAGACTACCTGGAATTTCTGGCCAGCAAATTGCCGGTGCCTGTGGTGTACGTGCATGGAAACCACGGCAACGAGTTTGTAAATGAAGGCGAGGAGCGGGTTCCGCCGCGCGGTGTGATCCCCGCACATGGCCGGGTCGTGACAGTCGCCGGCTTGCGGATTGCTGGTTGGGGAGGCGTCCCCCATTACCGCGAGAAGGGTACCGGCCAGTACTCCCCACGGCAGGCCCGGTGGGGGCTGCGCCGTGTGGGCTGGCAGGCCCGGCGAGGTGTGGATGTGCTTCTGACTCACGCTCCGCCAGAGGGTCCGCATGCTGGCAATGATTTTGCCCACAGAGGCTGTCCGGAGCTTTCGCGCTTTCTGCTCGCCTGGCGTCCCCCTTTGATGGTGCACGGCCATATCCATGAGTACGAAGGTCGCAAGGCCGAATACATTGATCCTGGCACCGGAACCCGGGTGGTCAATGCCTATGGCTACCGCGTGATTGAACTTTGA
- a CDS encoding single-stranded DNA-binding protein, whose protein sequence is MLHIEFLTDLGAKVTVDVEHENQLLDVQRHYGRLGWTSGAVPTGGYQFPLDNEPDFDWSLIGARKWTSPDGEELVIHKGHAYRRRELEAVDSRKMKLPAAVKFSRGAKSTDPEHLREKADGEFEYVTLAIFRGGKRQERYAVPGGARPAAQSARPAPARAQAAARPAPVAVVDEETPF, encoded by the coding sequence ATGTTGCATATAGAATTCCTGACCGACCTCGGGGCCAAAGTGACGGTGGACGTCGAGCACGAAAACCAGTTACTTGATGTCCAGCGCCATTACGGGCGTCTGGGCTGGACCAGCGGAGCGGTTCCCACAGGGGGTTACCAGTTTCCCCTGGACAATGAACCCGACTTCGACTGGAGCCTGATCGGCGCCCGTAAATGGACCAGCCCCGACGGTGAGGAACTGGTTATCCACAAGGGTCACGCTTACCGCCGCCGCGAACTGGAAGCGGTCGACAGCCGCAAGATGAAACTTCCCGCTGCCGTCAAGTTCTCGCGGGGAGCCAAGAGCACCGATCCTGAGCACCTGCGGGAGAAGGCCGACGGCGAGTTCGAGTACGTCACTCTGGCTATCTTCCGTGGCGGAAAACGCCAGGAGCGTTACGCCGTGCCTGGCGGTGCCCGTCCGGCAGCTCAGTCTGCCCGCCCCGCCCCGGCCCGGGCTCAGGCTGCCGCCCGGCCGGCTCCGGTGGCTGTCGTCGACGAAGAGACCCCGTTCTGA
- a CDS encoding acyl-CoA acyltransferase: MTDPWAFRALEDVQVAAWGYNDREVTPGTLFRVSAVMGGIVLAAYPDGGPEAQVPVGLAYGFPAMDARRQWHHSHLLAIRPQWRGTGMAVALKQAQRERALAQGLTRMTWTFDPLVARNARLNLGKLGARAAQYLPDWYALEDNRATAFPADRFLVEWDLSSPGASHPAPEARGVRVLEDTDGQPLFVDKAATASQVLAEVPLQAETLERTTRLAWRLALRECLTTYMERGYSVTDLARDGNRAFYVLTRAQQF; this comes from the coding sequence GTGACAGACCCCTGGGCCTTCCGGGCGCTGGAAGATGTGCAGGTGGCCGCCTGGGGCTACAACGACCGCGAGGTGACTCCGGGCACCCTGTTCCGGGTCAGCGCCGTAATGGGCGGCATCGTGCTGGCGGCCTACCCCGATGGTGGCCCGGAAGCTCAGGTGCCGGTCGGACTGGCCTACGGCTTTCCGGCAATGGACGCCCGCAGGCAGTGGCACCACTCTCATCTGCTGGCAATCCGCCCGCAGTGGCGCGGCACCGGAATGGCCGTGGCGCTCAAGCAGGCCCAGCGTGAGCGGGCGCTGGCGCAGGGCTTGACCCGCATGACCTGGACCTTTGATCCTCTGGTGGCCCGCAATGCCCGCCTGAACCTGGGCAAGCTGGGCGCGCGGGCTGCGCAGTACCTGCCGGACTGGTATGCCCTGGAGGACAACCGGGCGACTGCCTTCCCTGCCGACCGTTTCCTGGTCGAATGGGACCTCAGCAGCCCGGGAGCCAGCCACCCTGCACCAGAAGCGCGAGGCGTGCGTGTCCTCGAAGACACTGATGGGCAGCCCCTGTTTGTGGACAAGGCGGCCACGGCCAGTCAGGTTCTGGCTGAAGTTCCTCTACAGGCTGAAACCCTGGAGCGCACGACCCGCCTGGCCTGGCGGCTGGCGCTGCGTGAGTGCCTGACCACGTACATGGAACGGGGATACAGCGTCACGGACCTGGCACGGGACGGCAACCGCGCCTTTTATGTGCTGACCCGAGCTCAACAGTTCTGA
- the menC gene encoding o-succinylbenzoate synthase, translating into MLRIEAAEILLVRLPLKFRFETSFGVQTEKLVPLLVLHGDGLQGVSEGTMEFAPMYREETIAGGLHLLREVFLPRILGKPFANPEALEAALGGFRGNRMARAMVEMAAWDLWARTLGAPLGSLLGGHKTQVEVGVSLGIQADEAATVDVVRRHVDQGYRRIKLKIKPGWDLQPVRATREAFPDIRLTVDANSAYTLADTGRLRALDEYGLTYIEQPLAWDDLVDHATLQTRLTTPLCLDESVASAQDARKGLALGAGGVINVKVSRVGGHAEARRVHDIAQAFGAPVWCGGMLESGIGRAHNIHLSTLPNFTLPGDTSSASRYWETDVINEPLEAVNGLMPVPQGPGTGVTLNREFVARVSELYEEHRAQ; encoded by the coding sequence ATGCTGCGAATCGAAGCTGCCGAGATCCTCCTGGTACGTCTGCCCCTCAAATTCCGTTTTGAAACCAGTTTCGGAGTCCAGACCGAAAAGCTTGTGCCGCTGCTGGTGCTGCACGGTGACGGTCTGCAGGGAGTATCCGAAGGCACGATGGAATTTGCGCCGATGTACCGGGAGGAAACCATCGCTGGGGGTCTGCACCTGTTGCGCGAGGTTTTTCTGCCCCGCATTCTCGGGAAGCCCTTCGCCAACCCGGAAGCGCTTGAAGCGGCCCTCGGCGGCTTCCGTGGCAACCGAATGGCGCGGGCAATGGTCGAGATGGCGGCGTGGGACCTGTGGGCCCGGACCCTGGGTGCTCCCCTGGGAAGTCTGCTTGGTGGTCACAAGACGCAGGTCGAGGTGGGCGTCAGCCTGGGGATTCAGGCCGACGAGGCCGCCACGGTGGACGTCGTACGCCGCCATGTGGACCAGGGCTACCGCCGGATCAAGCTGAAGATCAAACCCGGATGGGACCTGCAGCCGGTACGGGCCACACGCGAAGCCTTCCCCGATATTCGCCTGACGGTGGACGCCAACAGCGCCTACACCCTGGCTGATACCGGACGGCTGCGTGCGCTGGACGAATATGGACTGACCTATATAGAGCAACCTCTGGCCTGGGACGATCTGGTTGATCACGCCACGCTGCAGACCCGGCTGACCACCCCGCTGTGCCTCGACGAGTCGGTCGCGAGCGCGCAGGACGCTCGCAAAGGCCTGGCCCTGGGAGCAGGTGGAGTGATCAACGTGAAGGTATCGCGCGTGGGAGGTCACGCCGAAGCCCGCCGTGTCCACGACATTGCCCAGGCATTCGGGGCGCCGGTCTGGTGCGGAGGCATGCTCGAAAGCGGCATTGGGCGCGCCCATAACATTCACCTCTCCACGCTGCCAAACTTCACCCTGCCTGGCGACACCAGCAGCGCCAGCCGCTACTGGGAGACAGACGTGATCAACGAGCCGCTCGAAGCGGTCAATGGCCTGATGCCGGTTCCGCAGGGTCCTGGCACCGGAGTCACCCTCAACCGGGAGTTCGTGGCCCGCGTCTCAGAGCTCTATGAGGAGCACCGGGCGCAGTGA
- a CDS encoding acyl-CoA-binding protein: MNSFEQAQHDVKTLTKKPSNDVLLKLYALYKQGSEGDVSGKRPGGFDFVGGAKYDAWAELKGQAPEEAQQAYVQLVETLKAQRQ; this comes from the coding sequence ATGAATTCCTTTGAGCAGGCTCAACATGACGTCAAGACGCTGACCAAAAAGCCCAGCAACGATGTGCTGCTCAAGCTCTATGCCTTGTACAAGCAGGGCAGTGAAGGCGATGTAAGTGGAAAGCGCCCAGGGGGTTTTGACTTTGTAGGTGGAGCCAAGTACGACGCCTGGGCGGAGCTGAAAGGTCAGGCGCCTGAAGAAGCCCAGCAGGCCTATGTTCAACTGGTTGAGACCCTGAAAGCTCAGCGGCAGTAA
- a CDS encoding ImmA/IrrE family metallo-endopeptidase, producing MRELAASYGAGLPGRDTHSLMHGLDGITLTFMPMGQRDGAYDPEHHVILINSQVRPERQRFTLAHEISHALLLGDDDLLSDLHDEYEGDRLEQVIETLCNVGAAALLMPAELIDDLLTRFGPTGRALAELARRADVSATSALYALAERTAPPVIYAVCALSRQEDEGEGGGAKELTVRASSASAGVKYSLSAGTPVPDDHPAALALDTRLPLAQDSYVPFRSGRRMPAYVDAFPERQRVLVSFALPAGRSEPDADKPEAPGDQS from the coding sequence ATGCGTGAGCTCGCGGCCAGCTATGGGGCTGGGCTACCTGGACGCGATACCCACAGCCTCATGCATGGGCTTGACGGCATCACGCTGACATTCATGCCGATGGGCCAGCGCGACGGAGCCTACGATCCCGAGCATCACGTCATCCTGATCAACAGCCAGGTGCGGCCCGAGCGTCAGCGCTTCACGCTGGCTCACGAGATCAGCCATGCGCTGCTCCTGGGCGACGATGACCTGCTCAGTGACCTGCATGACGAGTACGAGGGCGATCGGCTCGAGCAGGTGATTGAGACGCTGTGTAACGTGGGCGCGGCCGCCCTGCTGATGCCTGCCGAACTGATTGATGACCTGTTGACTCGCTTTGGCCCGACTGGACGCGCCCTGGCTGAACTGGCGCGGCGCGCGGATGTGAGCGCCACATCGGCGCTGTATGCCCTGGCTGAACGTACGGCGCCTCCGGTCATCTACGCGGTGTGTGCCCTCAGCCGACAGGAGGATGAGGGGGAAGGTGGCGGAGCAAAGGAGCTGACAGTGCGCGCCAGCAGCGCCTCTGCTGGAGTGAAGTACAGCCTGAGTGCCGGCACACCGGTGCCGGACGACCATCCGGCGGCACTGGCGCTCGATACCCGGCTTCCTTTGGCGCAGGACAGCTACGTGCCGTTCCGTTCGGGGCGCCGCATGCCAGCCTACGTCGACGCTTTCCCGGAGCGGCAACGCGTTCTGGTCAGCTTTGCCCTGCCTGCTGGGCGGAGCGAGCCCGATGCAGATAAACCGGAAGCTCCAGGGGACCAGTCCTGA
- the folP gene encoding dihydropteroate synthase gives MPGAHRAAEGRWAVNWTGTAVMGILNVTPDSFSDGGRHAAVEAALSRARAMREAGVLILDIGGESTRPGADPVPAEVELDRVLPVLRVMAQENVLISVDTMKAEVADAALKAGAHLINDVTGLQNPEMVRVCAQAGAPACVMHMQGEPRTMQERPHYEDVVAEVYGYLRAQAVHVLAAGLPDVLLDPGIGFGKTRDHNLALLRALDDLTAGPFPVLVGVSRKRLIDFLAGVPEAAERDPGTLALHLHAARHGAAVVRAHAAEAHVQALRVQAALEFQA, from the coding sequence GTGCCCGGGGCACACCGCGCCGCGGAGGGGCGCTGGGCAGTGAACTGGACGGGCACCGCCGTGATGGGCATCCTGAACGTCACGCCTGACAGTTTCAGTGATGGAGGGCGTCACGCTGCTGTTGAAGCTGCGCTGTCCAGGGCCAGAGCCATGCGCGAAGCTGGCGTGCTGATCCTGGATATAGGCGGCGAAAGCACCCGCCCCGGTGCTGATCCGGTCCCGGCTGAAGTGGAGCTTGACCGCGTGCTGCCGGTGCTGCGCGTCATGGCGCAGGAAAACGTGCTGATCAGCGTTGACACGATGAAGGCTGAGGTGGCGGACGCCGCCCTGAAGGCTGGCGCACACCTGATCAATGACGTGACTGGCCTGCAAAACCCCGAAATGGTGCGGGTCTGTGCCCAAGCTGGTGCACCAGCCTGCGTCATGCACATGCAGGGCGAGCCCCGCACCATGCAGGAGCGCCCGCACTACGAGGATGTGGTGGCCGAGGTTTACGGCTACCTGCGAGCTCAGGCTGTCCATGTGCTGGCTGCCGGCCTGCCGGATGTTCTGCTGGACCCCGGAATCGGCTTCGGGAAGACGCGCGATCATAATCTGGCCCTGTTGCGTGCGCTGGATGATCTGACGGCTGGGCCCTTTCCGGTGCTGGTGGGAGTGAGCCGAAAGCGTCTGATTGACTTTCTGGCTGGAGTCCCGGAGGCCGCGGAGCGTGATCCGGGCACTCTGGCACTTCATCTGCACGCGGCGCGTCACGGGGCTGCCGTGGTGCGGGCGCACGCCGCCGAGGCCCATGTTCAGGCCCTGCGGGTGCAGGCAGCATTAGAATTCCAGGCATGA
- the folB gene encoding dihydroneopterin aldolase has translation MSRVVLEGLEFHARHGVYDTEAVLGARFVVDVELHYSFADIGDDLSEAVNYAVVYAAVKEEVTQQRHQLIEVLAASIARRLLRDEPRLRRVLVRVHKPFAPLPGVFRDVYAELNLEQEEAS, from the coding sequence ATGAGCCGCGTTGTCCTGGAAGGGCTGGAATTTCATGCCCGGCACGGCGTCTACGACACAGAGGCTGTGCTGGGCGCCCGCTTTGTGGTGGACGTGGAGCTGCATTACTCCTTTGCAGATATAGGTGACGACCTCTCAGAGGCCGTGAACTACGCCGTGGTCTATGCGGCTGTGAAGGAGGAAGTCACCCAGCAGCGCCACCAGCTGATCGAGGTGCTGGCCGCCAGCATTGCCCGGCGGCTGCTGCGCGACGAGCCCCGGTTGCGGCGTGTCCTGGTGCGGGTCCACAAGCCGTTCGCCCCGCTGCCTGGGGTGTTCCGTGACGTATACGCTGAACTTAACCTGGAGCAGGAGGAGGCCAGCTGA
- the folK gene encoding 2-amino-4-hydroxy-6-hydroxymethyldihydropteridine diphosphokinase, with translation MGANLGDAHGTLCWAREAVTSLGDVHASSRLYRTAPVGGPPGQPDYLNAALHLRTSLDPHALLQALHRLEDQAGRERRERWEARVLDLDLLLYGDQVHAGPLLTLPHPRAWERGFVLCPLNDLNPALAHPLTGETVAQALKRVELTGVSVAGLEWSPFRGHR, from the coding sequence CTGGGAGCGAATCTGGGCGACGCCCACGGCACGCTGTGCTGGGCCCGTGAAGCCGTCACCAGCCTGGGGGACGTGCACGCGTCATCGCGTTTGTACCGCACGGCCCCGGTGGGTGGTCCCCCTGGCCAGCCGGACTACCTGAACGCTGCGCTGCACCTGCGGACAAGTCTCGACCCGCACGCGCTGCTCCAGGCCCTGCACCGTCTGGAGGACCAGGCCGGGCGGGAACGTCGTGAGCGCTGGGAGGCGCGGGTGCTGGACCTGGACCTGCTGCTGTATGGCGATCAGGTTCATGCGGGCCCCCTTCTCACACTGCCGCATCCCCGTGCCTGGGAGCGGGGGTTTGTGCTGTGCCCCCTTAACGATCTGAACCCGGCTCTGGCTCATCCATTGACTGGGGAGACCGTGGCGCAGGCGCTGAAGCGGGTGGAGCTTACCGGTGTAAGTGTGGCTGGGCTGGAATGGTCTCCCTTCAGGGGACACAGATAG
- a CDS encoding YraN family protein, with product MRGADAEARAAAHLQGLGRELLQRNYRMRGGEIDLVTREPCGTLVFTEVRQRRTRRHGSAAESVTSRKLALMHRAAQSYLIREHGRDDLPCRLEVVTIDGPADNGVLQVLPLNT from the coding sequence ATGAGGGGAGCTGACGCCGAGGCTCGCGCCGCTGCCCATCTGCAGGGCCTGGGCCGCGAGCTCCTGCAGCGCAACTACCGCATGCGGGGCGGTGAAATTGATCTGGTCACGCGGGAGCCCTGCGGAACGCTGGTGTTCACGGAAGTGCGTCAGCGCCGCACCCGGAGGCACGGAAGTGCTGCTGAAAGCGTCACGTCACGCAAGCTGGCGCTGATGCACCGCGCCGCCCAGAGTTACCTGATACGCGAACATGGCCGCGATGACCTGCCGTGCCGGCTGGAGGTCGTGACCATCGATGGTCCGGCAGACAACGGTGTGCTGCAAGTGCTTCCCTTGAACACCTAG
- a CDS encoding HAD family hydrolase, with protein MSAVTRAQGWPWRPAGVLFDMDGVLTANNAFHRQAWQEVAAELLKLNLSEHDLDTKVDGGRNPEIIERLTGRVPDETLARTFHDAKEGRYRALAQGALREVAGLSGYLDVLDSRGIPFALVTSADAVNVAFGMEALGFGDRFRYRVLGEDVTRGKPHPEPFLMGAARLGLDPADCLAHEDAVNGVRSAAGAGCRVVALSTTAPAHALLSAGAELAVPDFREWSSWLA; from the coding sequence ATGAGCGCCGTCACACGGGCGCAGGGCTGGCCCTGGCGGCCTGCCGGCGTGCTGTTCGACATGGACGGCGTGCTGACGGCCAACAATGCCTTTCACCGTCAGGCGTGGCAGGAGGTCGCCGCCGAACTGCTGAAGTTGAATCTGTCCGAGCACGACCTGGATACCAAGGTCGACGGTGGGCGCAATCCCGAGATCATCGAACGCCTGACCGGCCGGGTGCCGGACGAGACGCTGGCCCGGACCTTTCACGACGCCAAGGAGGGCCGCTACCGCGCTCTGGCTCAGGGGGCCCTGCGGGAAGTGGCCGGTTTGAGTGGGTACCTGGACGTGCTGGATTCACGCGGCATTCCCTTCGCCCTGGTGACCAGCGCCGACGCGGTGAACGTCGCCTTCGGCATGGAGGCGCTGGGGTTCGGAGACCGCTTCCGCTACCGGGTGCTGGGTGAGGACGTCACGCGTGGCAAACCTCACCCCGAGCCCTTTTTGATGGGCGCCGCACGCCTGGGACTTGATCCGGCCGACTGCCTGGCCCACGAGGACGCGGTCAACGGCGTCCGCAGCGCAGCGGGCGCCGGCTGCCGGGTGGTGGCCCTGAGCACCACTGCCCCGGCCCACGCCCTGCTGAGCGCCGGGGCTGAGCTGGCCGTGCCCGACTTCCGGGAGTGGAGCAGCTGGCTGGCATGA
- a CDS encoding putative dsRNA-binding protein, translating to MNAKGDLIARLVTLGRAAPVFEVETHGPAHERLFRAVVMVDGQQLGSGEGRSKKDAERLAAEEALQALGSPRSPQAAAEGPVDGAWPIYSAVLAQALETALELAPEEASLDEVRGAAARLYRGLLQDLGHGPLSE from the coding sequence ATGAACGCGAAAGGTGACCTGATTGCCCGGCTGGTAACGCTGGGCCGCGCGGCCCCGGTGTTTGAGGTTGAAACCCACGGCCCCGCACACGAGCGGCTGTTCCGTGCAGTGGTGATGGTAGACGGGCAGCAGCTGGGTTCCGGCGAGGGCCGCAGCAAGAAGGACGCTGAGCGGTTGGCAGCGGAAGAAGCGTTGCAGGCACTGGGCAGCCCCCGCAGCCCACAGGCCGCGGCGGAAGGACCGGTTGACGGTGCATGGCCTATCTACTCGGCTGTGCTGGCTCAGGCTCTGGAAACCGCTCTAGAACTGGCTCCTGAAGAAGCGTCACTGGACGAGGTGCGTGGAGCCGCCGCCCGGCTGTACCGCGGCCTGTTGCAGGACCTGGGGCACGGGCCCCTGAGCGAATGA
- a CDS encoding uracil-xanthine permease family protein: MTDLRAHAEPARRLVLGLQHSIAMFGATVLVPILVGLSPSVALFGAGLATLLFHLLTRGQVPIFLGSSFAFIAPTALVVKEMGPAAAAGGLIAAGAMYLLFSGLVKVFGTQRLLQVFPPVVTGPVIIVIGLGLSSVAVNQAKNNWWLALVTLGAAVIASLWGRGLFRMIPILIGVVTGYLVSLLTGQVDAAALRAVAEAPLLGLPDFHAPTFDWRAVAIIAPVAVVTFIEHVGDVIVNGRVVGKNFLEKPGLSRTLFADGIANMSSAALGGPAATTYAENTGVLALTRVYDPRVLQIGAVFAVLFGCSPKLAAVLKSLPQGVLGGVSVLLFGMIASVGIRTLSEAKIDFAHSRNLIVVSLILVLGLGGAAFPVEIAGTNLQLQGMALAALVGIIANLILPAQRPEADDPKERTLH; the protein is encoded by the coding sequence ATGACCGACCTACGAGCGCACGCCGAACCCGCCCGCCGCCTTGTTCTGGGCCTTCAGCATTCCATTGCCATGTTCGGCGCTACGGTCCTTGTGCCGATCCTGGTGGGACTTTCGCCGAGTGTGGCGCTGTTTGGTGCCGGTCTGGCCACGCTGCTGTTTCACCTGCTCACGCGGGGGCAGGTCCCGATTTTCCTGGGGTCGAGCTTCGCCTTCATTGCGCCGACTGCCCTGGTGGTCAAGGAGATGGGACCAGCCGCTGCCGCGGGTGGATTGATCGCGGCTGGTGCGATGTATCTGCTGTTTTCAGGACTGGTCAAGGTGTTCGGGACCCAGCGCCTGTTGCAGGTATTTCCGCCGGTCGTGACTGGACCGGTCATTATCGTGATCGGCTTAGGCCTGTCCAGCGTGGCTGTGAACCAGGCCAAGAACAACTGGTGGCTGGCGCTGGTCACGCTCGGCGCCGCCGTCATTGCGAGCCTGTGGGGCCGCGGGCTGTTCCGGATGATTCCTATCCTGATAGGCGTCGTCACTGGATATCTGGTCTCGCTGCTGACAGGTCAGGTGGACGCCGCTGCCCTCAGGGCGGTGGCTGAGGCGCCGCTGCTGGGCCTGCCTGACTTTCATGCCCCGACCTTTGACTGGCGGGCCGTGGCGATCATCGCGCCTGTGGCGGTCGTGACATTTATTGAGCACGTGGGAGACGTGATCGTCAACGGCCGTGTGGTCGGGAAGAACTTTCTGGAGAAGCCTGGACTCAGCCGGACCCTGTTCGCCGACGGAATCGCGAACATGAGCTCGGCCGCGCTGGGCGGCCCAGCGGCCACCACCTACGCCGAGAACACCGGCGTGCTCGCCCTGACCCGGGTCTATGACCCGCGTGTCCTGCAGATCGGCGCGGTGTTTGCCGTCCTCTTCGGCTGCTCTCCCAAGCTGGCTGCTGTTCTCAAGAGCCTGCCGCAGGGCGTGCTGGGCGGCGTGAGCGTCCTGCTGTTCGGCATGATCGCCTCGGTAGGCATCCGCACCCTGTCAGAGGCAAAAATCGACTTCGCACATAGCCGCAACCTGATCGTCGTGTCTCTGATCCTGGTGCTGGGCCTGGGCGGGGCTGCCTTTCCAGTGGAAATTGCTGGCACCAACCTGCAACTGCAGGGCATGGCCCTGGCAGCCCTGGTGGGCATCATTGCGAACCTGATTCTGCCAGCACAGCGGCCTGAGGCGGACGACCCTAAGGAGCGAACCCTGCACTGA